One genomic region from Streptomyces venezuelae encodes:
- a CDS encoding pyridoxamine 5'-phosphate oxidase family protein, giving the protein MPAATVESFSEIEEKFFAYIQDIVYATMITVDRKSRPRARVLLPVWEMVDGKPVGWLAVYKTPVKTAHLARNPHTTYSYWNPRQNAVFIDSISTWATGPESRQHAWDLYRQGSPAGVGYDPIGYWRGGPDDPGYHVLRIDPWRVQVVRGSDLKSRIWTDGDGR; this is encoded by the coding sequence ATGCCTGCCGCCACGGTGGAATCCTTCTCGGAAATCGAGGAGAAATTCTTCGCCTACATCCAGGACATCGTCTACGCCACCATGATCACGGTGGACAGGAAATCCCGTCCCAGAGCCCGTGTGCTTCTCCCCGTCTGGGAAATGGTCGACGGAAAGCCGGTCGGCTGGCTGGCGGTCTACAAGACACCCGTCAAGACGGCTCACCTGGCCCGCAACCCGCATACGACCTACTCGTACTGGAACCCCCGCCAGAACGCGGTGTTCATCGACAGCATCTCCACATGGGCCACGGGCCCGGAATCCCGGCAGCACGCATGGGACCTCTACCGCCAGGGGAGTCCCGCGGGCGTGGGCTACGACCCGATCGGCTACTGGCGCGGCGGCCCCGACGACCCCGGCTACCACGTGCTCCGCATCGATCCCTGGCGGGTGCAGGTGGTCCGTGGCTCGGACCTCAAGAGCCGCATCTGGACGGACGGGGACGGCCGCTGA
- a CDS encoding MFS transporter, which yields MTGRTWGVLFVLCGAIFLEGIDVAMLNVALPAIREDLEMSTGMLQWVMSAYVLGYGGFMLLGGRAADLFGRRRMFVFWLVVFLLFSGLGGFATEGWMLIVARFVTGVAAAFMTPAGLSIITTSFEEGTQRNKALLVYSGTAAGGFSIGLVVGGLLAAVDWRWVFFAPVILTLLILVAAVVLIPKSPRPDRAGQSVDLAGALSVTGAILLLVFGVERAAHVSVAWTAATIGASLALFLVFVAIERRSASPLVRLGMFRSGSLVRANLAGMLFAAGFFGFQFIAVLYLQELRGWSTLQTSFALIVIGVDAILSPTLTPRLVARFGNARVIFGGLLLAALSYALFLPIGADWTYGAMFPSLIILGLAFSLAYGPLTILATDGVAEEEQGVAGGLLYTSFQFGAALGLSFVAAVNIAATDGTSPAALLDGYRAALVVPLVAALAAAVISAFGLRGRAAAGDDATGPVLTQAPEKSEPVSASR from the coding sequence ATGACAGGCCGCACATGGGGCGTGCTGTTCGTGCTCTGCGGTGCGATCTTCCTCGAAGGCATCGACGTGGCCATGCTCAACGTGGCCCTGCCCGCGATCCGCGAGGACCTGGAGATGTCCACGGGCATGCTCCAGTGGGTCATGAGCGCCTATGTGCTCGGCTACGGCGGGTTCATGCTGCTCGGCGGCCGGGCCGCCGACCTCTTCGGACGCCGCAGGATGTTCGTGTTCTGGCTCGTCGTCTTCCTGCTCTTCTCCGGCCTGGGCGGTTTCGCCACGGAGGGCTGGATGCTCATCGTCGCCCGCTTCGTGACGGGTGTGGCGGCCGCGTTCATGACTCCGGCGGGCCTGTCCATCATCACCACGAGCTTCGAGGAGGGGACGCAGCGCAACAAGGCCCTCCTGGTCTACTCCGGTACCGCAGCAGGCGGCTTCTCCATCGGTCTGGTCGTCGGCGGGCTGCTGGCCGCCGTGGACTGGCGCTGGGTGTTCTTCGCCCCCGTCATCCTCACGCTTCTCATCCTTGTCGCGGCGGTCGTCCTCATCCCGAAGTCCCCGCGCCCGGACCGTGCGGGGCAGAGCGTCGACCTGGCCGGCGCGCTCAGCGTCACCGGTGCCATCCTGCTCCTCGTCTTCGGCGTCGAGCGAGCCGCGCACGTCTCCGTGGCCTGGACGGCGGCCACCATCGGGGCGAGCCTCGCCCTGTTCCTCGTGTTCGTCGCGATCGAGCGCAGGTCGGCCTCGCCGCTGGTACGCCTGGGGATGTTCCGCAGCGGCTCACTGGTCCGCGCGAACCTGGCCGGCATGCTCTTCGCCGCGGGCTTCTTCGGCTTCCAGTTCATCGCGGTGCTCTACCTCCAGGAGCTGCGCGGCTGGTCGACCCTGCAGACCAGCTTCGCCCTCATCGTCATCGGCGTGGACGCGATCCTCTCTCCCACACTCACCCCGCGGCTCGTGGCCCGGTTCGGCAACGCCCGGGTGATCTTCGGAGGCCTGCTCCTCGCGGCCCTCTCCTACGCCCTGTTCCTGCCGATCGGCGCGGACTGGACGTACGGGGCGATGTTCCCGAGCCTCATCATCCTGGGCCTGGCCTTCTCCCTGGCCTACGGGCCGCTCACCATCCTGGCCACCGACGGCGTCGCGGAGGAGGAGCAGGGGGTCGCCGGCGGCCTGCTGTACACGTCCTTCCAGTTCGGTGCCGCCCTCGGCCTGTCCTTCGTCGCCGCCGTCAACATCGCGGCGACGGACGGTACGTCCCCGGCCGCCCTCCTCGACGGCTACCGAGCCGCCCTGGTCGTGCCGCTGGTCGCCGCCCTCGCCGCCGCCGTCATCAGCGCCTTCGGCCTGCGCGGCAGAGCAGCGGCGGGGGACGACGCCACCGGCCCCGTGCTCACCCAGGCTCCCGAGAAGAGTGAACCCGTCAGCGCGTCGCGCTGA